The Flavobacterium commune genome contains a region encoding:
- a CDS encoding DUF3987 domain-containing protein, with protein MSEVANNKLMVSVYQNFATKLEDRNIVEILEEIKSGKHQGEINSIRYALHKGDQKTADKIKSELIGFTMSGTFGTSRTKANLLSYSQIIGLDFDHIPVTELSTLVTLINECKYTFASFISPSGEGIKVFIKIDSNAAQHFTAYNQVANYYKELSGYDFDPKCKDSTRLCFVSSDSELHLNEEVTIFEVKNEDKPLPIKQKTETQPWQSTDTLLDKCLKFTEEKEKYEMGNRNNFIHLFASNANRFGIIEADTLDFCTTNFDLDEKEIKASVHSAYKNQSAEFAKFADFANRKPLPQKTNGSKTKKEPIDDENYLLNTPTIPQSVYDNLPPILKQGAEAFSEPRERDTFLTGALAILSGCLPNVTGEYGGRTVYPHLFSFILAPAASGKGALQSSKELADKYHEEVLKNSREQKKEYDIKMAAYKKAQRFQKKDDNTQEDIPEEPPFKVVFIPANTSNAKIIQHLQQNEGTGIICETEADTLGQVFKNDWGSYSDLLRKAFHSEKISISRKTNNEYFEINNPRLAVALSGTPQQVYNIISSAEDGLFSRFVFYVFKTDSKWIDPSPYGSRVNLTEHFAKLANVVYEMVLFLDSGRTKIHLSREQWDKFNPTFSEYLSQISAFVSEDAQSIVKRLGLVLYRICMIFTAIRKFQAQEVATDIECLNEDFEAALQLIEVYLKHNILMFENLPKQEDEEQGPFKSGQNKKDFFDALPNHFTRKEAVELAKNFNIAERTAGTFLKSCLGKYLQQPEYGVYEKVN; from the coding sequence ATGAGCGAAGTAGCAAACAATAAATTGATGGTTAGCGTGTATCAAAACTTTGCAACAAAATTAGAAGATAGAAACATCGTGGAAATCCTAGAAGAAATCAAATCAGGAAAACACCAGGGAGAAATCAATTCTATTCGATACGCTTTACACAAAGGAGACCAAAAAACAGCCGACAAAATCAAGAGTGAATTAATAGGTTTTACAATGTCAGGCACTTTTGGGACAAGCAGAACTAAAGCAAACCTACTCTCCTATTCTCAAATAATAGGATTAGACTTTGACCATATTCCGGTTACAGAACTCAGCACATTGGTAACACTGATAAACGAATGCAAATACACTTTCGCTTCGTTTATCAGCCCAAGTGGCGAAGGAATAAAAGTATTCATTAAAATCGACTCCAATGCAGCACAACACTTTACAGCCTACAATCAAGTGGCAAATTATTACAAAGAGCTTTCAGGCTATGATTTTGATCCAAAATGCAAAGATAGTACCCGATTATGTTTTGTTTCTTCTGATTCAGAATTACATCTAAACGAAGAAGTTACAATTTTCGAAGTTAAGAACGAAGACAAGCCACTTCCTATAAAACAAAAAACAGAAACGCAACCATGGCAATCTACCGACACTTTACTAGATAAATGTCTAAAATTCACGGAAGAGAAAGAAAAGTATGAAATGGGCAACCGTAACAATTTCATTCATCTTTTTGCCTCTAATGCCAATCGGTTCGGGATTATCGAAGCCGATACACTAGACTTTTGTACAACCAATTTTGATTTAGACGAAAAAGAAATTAAAGCATCCGTACATAGTGCTTACAAAAATCAGTCGGCTGAATTTGCCAAGTTTGCCGACTTTGCCAACCGTAAACCTTTACCACAAAAAACAAATGGTAGTAAAACAAAAAAGGAACCAATAGACGACGAAAACTATTTATTAAATACACCAACCATTCCGCAATCGGTTTACGACAACTTACCACCTATTCTAAAACAAGGTGCAGAAGCATTCTCCGAACCAAGAGAAAGAGATACGTTTCTAACAGGTGCTTTAGCAATTCTATCGGGTTGTTTACCAAATGTAACTGGCGAGTATGGTGGAAGAACCGTCTATCCTCATTTATTTTCTTTCATCCTTGCTCCTGCTGCTTCGGGTAAAGGTGCACTTCAATCTTCTAAAGAATTAGCCGATAAATACCACGAAGAAGTGCTCAAAAATTCAAGAGAGCAAAAAAAAGAATACGACATCAAAATGGCGGCTTACAAAAAAGCGCAACGTTTCCAAAAGAAAGACGACAATACACAAGAAGATATTCCCGAAGAACCACCATTCAAAGTAGTATTCATTCCTGCCAATACCAGTAATGCAAAGATTATTCAACACTTGCAACAAAATGAGGGTACGGGAATTATCTGCGAAACAGAAGCCGATACTTTAGGTCAGGTATTTAAAAATGATTGGGGGTCCTATTCTGATTTATTGAGAAAAGCTTTTCATAGTGAAAAAATATCCATTTCAAGAAAAACCAATAATGAGTATTTCGAAATCAACAATCCACGTTTAGCAGTAGCACTTTCAGGCACACCACAACAAGTGTATAACATTATTTCATCTGCCGAAGACGGTTTATTTAGCCGTTTTGTATTCTATGTTTTCAAAACTGATAGCAAATGGATTGATCCTTCGCCGTATGGTTCAAGAGTCAATTTAACAGAACATTTTGCCAAGTTAGCAAATGTAGTCTATGAAATGGTTTTATTTCTCGATAGCGGTAGAACCAAAATACATTTAAGCAGAGAACAATGGGATAAATTCAACCCAACATTCAGTGAATACTTAAGCCAAATCAGTGCTTTTGTTTCCGAAGATGCACAGAGTATTGTAAAACGTTTAGGATTGGTTTTATATCGAATATGCATGATTTTTACAGCGATTAGAAAATTTCAAGCACAGGAAGTAGCTACGGACATTGAATGCCTGAACGAAGATTTTGAAGCAGCATTACAATTGATTGAAGTCTATTTAAAACACAACATTCTAATGTTTGAAAACCTACCAAAACAAGAAGACGAAGAACAAGGGCCTTTCAAATCAGGACAAAACAAAAAAGACTTCTTTGATGCCTTACCTAATCATTTCACTCGAAAAGAAGCTGTTGAACTCGCTAAAAATTTCAATATTGCCGAAAGAACAGCTGGAACTTTTCTTAAATCCTGCCTAGGCAAATACTTACAACAACCTGAGTATGGGGTCTATGAAAAAGTGAATTAA
- a CDS encoding helix-turn-helix domain-containing protein — MPFYTPTEEMLDKIHTRISELALNVKTKQHLEPQDVFFDNQEFLQLMNISKRTAQLWRDSGFIGYSQLGNKIYYRLSDIQELLNENYNPKKK; from the coding sequence ATGCCATTCTACACACCCACCGAAGAAATGTTGGATAAAATCCATACACGCATTAGTGAATTGGCTTTGAATGTAAAAACAAAGCAACACCTAGAACCACAAGATGTATTTTTCGACAATCAGGAATTCCTGCAATTAATGAACATCAGTAAGCGCACAGCACAACTTTGGAGAGACTCAGGTTTTATAGGTTATTCCCAATTAGGCAATAAAATATATTATCGTCTTTCAGACATCCAAGAATTATTAAACGAGAACTATAATCCGAAGAAAAAATGA
- a CDS encoding helix-turn-helix domain-containing protein: MEEIILQKLANIEMMLQEQNLLKKEVLNLNEACTYLDMSASHLYKMTSQKLIPHFCPQGKKLYFKREELDEWLQRNRQSSTDEIETMAANYLLTNKRK; encoded by the coding sequence ATGGAAGAAATTATCCTTCAAAAATTAGCCAACATCGAAATGATGTTACAAGAGCAAAACTTATTAAAAAAAGAAGTGCTCAATCTTAACGAAGCCTGTACTTATTTAGATATGAGTGCCTCGCATTTGTATAAAATGACTAGCCAAAAGCTAATACCACATTTTTGCCCACAAGGGAAAAAGCTCTACTTCAAACGTGAAGAATTAGACGAATGGTTACAACGCAACCGTCAATCGTCAACGGACGAAATTGAAACTATGGCAGCAAACTATTTACTAACCAATAAAAGAAAATAG